A part of Longimicrobiaceae bacterium genomic DNA contains:
- a CDS encoding PAS domain S-box protein produces MHLQQLITHADALVWEADAERHRTAWVSPNAPRLLGYPAEEWLRPGFWESVVHPDDLAPVRDILSRAGQEPGGLAADYRVRAADGRTVWLHDVVSAARADGAPATLRGVAVDVTALKEREEAAREGEAFYRLLTERSSDFIRLHDTEGHSVYASPSVLDLYGRIPTTLFEFAHPDDLERGQCWLKRVLAGADERLTWRVHDREGLWRWIETRASIIDYHGGAHVLTVCRDATERHRAEEERGARLRLLESMDRVNRAIQGAADLEGMVRDVLDASVSIFGTDRAGLLYPCDPDAAAWSITVDRARAPLHELGDREIPAGTDPGMADMLRTVREAGDVPVQFGAPGARPLPAASIALGSRSKLAMAVYPRTEQPYLFWLSQASHPRAWTALDEEIFQQVGRRLGDAVTSLRTLRELADSEARLEEAERIAHVGYWDNDLEADRISWSDETYRILGLRPGETAPTMADFRLRIHPDDREIQARATARAQEGDGHYDVEYRVVRPDGDVRTIHSIGEVIRDPAGRPRRAFGVMQDLTDRKRSSEALALFRTLIDHTNDTVEVVDPQTGRFLDVNRQACVAHGYTRDEYLELHLGDIDPRLAGSAWRPVVDEIRRTGSRVFESLHRRKDGSEFPVEVNVTFVRLDRDYLLAVVRDITERERANRAVVESHSLLNAVVEGTSDAVFVKDLQGRYLMINSAGARALGRTVAEVIGKSDRELFVPDAARAAMQHDEEVLASGESQTFEETVTAGGTKRSYVASKGVYRDAEGRVSGLVGISSDVTELKALEEQFRQAQKMEAVGRLAGGVAHDFNNLLTVINSYSQMVLDGLRPEHPDRELLAEIRQAGERAATLTRQLLAFSRKQVLQPRVVNLNGLLRDLLRLLRRLIGEDVEVALVTGASPGLAEIDPGQFEQAIINLAVNARDAMPDGGRLTIETRDVVVDGGDAAHGPGVPPGRYVGVCVSDTGIGMDEPTQAQIFEPFFTTKEVGAGTGLGLAMVYGFLKQSDGHVEVSSELGRGTTFTIYLPRADMPPPQPRPSTDRARVPDGAETVLLVEDEDAVRRLAARVLRSRGYTLLEARDGEEAERIAREHPEAIDIVVTDLVMPRMSGRQLAGVLERVRPRLRFLFMSGYTDEAVMRQGVHESAVDFLQKPFSPEELARKVREVLDG; encoded by the coding sequence GTGCATCTCCAGCAGCTCATCACGCATGCCGACGCGCTCGTCTGGGAGGCCGACGCCGAGCGGCACCGCACCGCATGGGTGAGCCCGAATGCGCCGCGCCTGCTGGGGTATCCGGCGGAGGAGTGGCTCAGGCCGGGGTTCTGGGAGAGCGTGGTTCACCCCGACGACCTCGCCCCGGTGCGCGACATCCTCTCGCGGGCCGGGCAGGAGCCGGGCGGGCTCGCCGCCGATTATCGCGTCAGGGCCGCCGACGGGCGCACGGTGTGGCTGCACGACGTGGTGAGCGCCGCGAGGGCGGACGGGGCACCCGCCACCCTCCGCGGGGTGGCGGTGGACGTCACCGCGCTGAAGGAGCGCGAGGAGGCGGCACGCGAGGGCGAAGCCTTCTACCGGCTGCTCACGGAGCGCTCGAGCGACTTCATCCGGCTGCACGACACCGAAGGGCACAGCGTCTACGCCAGCCCGTCGGTGCTCGACCTCTACGGGCGCATTCCCACCACCCTCTTCGAGTTCGCCCACCCCGACGACCTGGAGCGCGGCCAGTGCTGGCTGAAGCGAGTGCTGGCCGGCGCGGACGAGCGCCTGACGTGGCGGGTGCACGACCGCGAGGGTCTGTGGCGGTGGATCGAGACGCGGGCCTCGATCATCGACTACCACGGCGGTGCGCACGTGCTCACCGTGTGCCGCGACGCGACCGAGCGCCACCGCGCCGAGGAGGAGCGCGGCGCCCGCCTCCGGCTGCTGGAGAGCATGGACCGGGTGAACCGCGCCATCCAGGGCGCCGCCGACCTGGAGGGGATGGTGCGCGACGTCCTCGATGCCTCCGTGTCGATCTTCGGCACCGACCGGGCGGGGCTGCTCTATCCGTGCGACCCCGACGCGGCCGCATGGTCGATCACCGTAGACCGCGCGCGGGCGCCGCTCCACGAGCTGGGCGACCGCGAGATCCCGGCCGGGACGGACCCCGGGATGGCGGACATGCTCCGGACCGTGCGGGAGGCCGGCGACGTGCCGGTGCAGTTCGGCGCGCCCGGCGCACGGCCGCTGCCCGCCGCGTCGATCGCGCTGGGCAGCCGGTCCAAGCTGGCGATGGCCGTGTACCCCCGGACCGAGCAGCCCTACCTCTTCTGGCTTAGCCAGGCGTCGCACCCGCGCGCCTGGACGGCCCTGGACGAGGAGATCTTCCAGCAGGTGGGCCGCCGGCTGGGCGACGCCGTCACCTCGCTCCGCACCCTGCGCGAGCTGGCCGACAGCGAGGCCCGCCTCGAGGAGGCCGAGCGCATCGCCCACGTGGGCTACTGGGACAACGACCTGGAAGCCGACCGCATCTCCTGGTCCGACGAGACCTACCGCATCCTGGGCCTCCGTCCGGGCGAGACGGCGCCGACGATGGCCGACTTCCGCCTGCGCATTCACCCGGACGACCGCGAGATCCAGGCACGCGCCACCGCCCGGGCACAGGAGGGCGACGGCCACTACGACGTGGAGTACCGGGTGGTCCGGCCCGACGGCGACGTGCGCACCATCCACAGCATCGGCGAGGTGATCCGCGACCCCGCTGGGCGCCCCCGCCGCGCGTTCGGGGTGATGCAGGACCTTACCGACCGCAAGCGGAGCAGCGAGGCGCTGGCCCTTTTCCGCACGCTCATCGACCACACCAACGACACCGTAGAGGTGGTGGACCCCCAGACCGGGCGCTTCCTGGACGTGAACCGGCAGGCGTGCGTCGCCCACGGGTACACCCGCGACGAGTACCTGGAGCTGCACCTGGGCGACATCGACCCGCGGCTGGCCGGCAGTGCGTGGAGGCCGGTGGTGGACGAGATCCGGCGCACGGGGTCGCGCGTGTTCGAGAGCCTGCACCGGCGCAAGGACGGCTCCGAGTTCCCGGTGGAGGTGAACGTCACCTTCGTGCGCCTGGACCGCGACTACCTGCTGGCGGTCGTGCGCGACATCACCGAGCGCGAGCGCGCCAACCGCGCCGTGGTCGAGAGCCACAGCCTGCTCAACGCCGTGGTGGAAGGGACCTCCGACGCGGTGTTCGTGAAGGACCTGCAGGGCCGTTACCTGATGATCAACTCGGCCGGGGCGCGGGCGCTGGGCCGCACCGTGGCGGAGGTGATCGGGAAGAGCGACCGGGAGCTGTTCGTGCCCGACGCCGCGCGCGCCGCGATGCAGCACGACGAGGAGGTGCTGGCCTCGGGCGAGTCGCAGACGTTCGAGGAGACGGTGACCGCGGGCGGCACGAAGCGCTCGTACGTGGCCTCGAAGGGCGTGTACCGCGACGCCGAGGGACGGGTGAGCGGCCTGGTGGGGATCTCCAGCGACGTGACCGAGCTGAAGGCGCTGGAGGAGCAGTTCCGCCAGGCGCAGAAGATGGAGGCGGTGGGCCGGCTCGCGGGCGGCGTGGCACACGACTTCAACAACCTGCTCACGGTCATCAACAGCTACAGCCAGATGGTGCTCGACGGCCTGCGCCCCGAGCACCCGGACCGCGAGCTGCTCGCCGAGATCCGGCAGGCGGGCGAACGCGCCGCCACCCTCACGCGCCAGCTGCTGGCCTTCAGCCGCAAGCAGGTGCTGCAGCCGCGGGTGGTGAACCTGAACGGCCTGCTCCGCGACCTGCTGCGGCTGCTGCGCCGGCTGATCGGCGAGGACGTAGAGGTCGCGCTGGTCACGGGCGCCTCGCCGGGGCTGGCCGAGATCGACCCGGGGCAGTTCGAGCAGGCGATCATCAACCTCGCGGTCAACGCGCGCGACGCCATGCCGGACGGGGGCCGCCTCACCATCGAGACCCGCGACGTCGTGGTGGACGGCGGCGACGCCGCCCACGGGCCGGGCGTTCCGCCGGGCCGTTACGTGGGCGTCTGCGTGAGCGACACCGGCATCGGGATGGACGAGCCGACACAGGCGCAGATCTTCGAGCCGTTCTTCACCACCAAGGAGGTGGGCGCGGGAACGGGCCTGGGCCTCGCGATGGTCTACGGCTTCCTGAAGCAGTCGGACGGCCACGTGGAGGTGAGCAGCGAGCTGGGCCGCGGCACCACCTTCACCATCTACCTGCCGCGCGCCGACATGCCGCCACCCCAGCCCAGGCCGTCCACGGACCGGGCCCGCGTTCCGGACGGCGCCGAGACGGTGCTGCTGGTGGAGGACGAAGACGCGGTGCGGAGGCTGGCGGCCCGCGTGCTCCGGTCGCGCGGCTACACGCTGCTGGAGGCACGCGACGGCGAGGAGGCGGAGCGGATCGCGAGGGAGCACCCCGAGGCGATCGACATCGTGGTCACCGACCTGGTGATGCCGCGAATGAGCGGCCGCCAGCTCGCAGGCGTGCTGGAGCGCGTCCGCCCGCGGCTCCGGTTCCTGTTCATGTCCGGCTACACGGACGAGGCGGTGATGCGCCAGGGCGTCCACGAGTCCGCCGTCGACTTCCTCCAGAAGCCGTTCAGCCCCGAGGAGCTGGCGCGCAAGGTCCGCGAGGTGCTGGACGGTTAG
- a CDS encoding N-acetylmuramoyl-L-alanine amidase yields the protein MQRQVRAVLCLAALGACASPARQPAPGAPQPSAGAPARPRGEMLPPIQPRRGPLAIDVVYPAEGDALTASDSNFVFGSVGTGDARLTIGGVPVEVAPNGAFLAFVPVPRDGAYRVEAEANGQRASAVRHVRLPAAAWTGEGIAPGGVSPRGAMTVAAGERITVRVRGSAGAQVALVFADGRRIPLAEQTSTERPEGFMRDRAPPVAFTEYVGSFPATEQMIAAADRTLPAPTLVPVDPARDARIMSATVEMWAGPRRYTAPLDLNLDVLERGEVRAGVAAGSRSDSVVFGRSMPGSGTPYHWFLPNGTRLTLTGERDGAYRVRLAQDLDVWVDAKDVRLLPAGTPPPDATVETVRLDPQPGWVDLRLATSARVPFRVDADDASLRVEVYGARTRTNWMQYGPQDTMVRRMEWAQPATDRFTVTLGLARAPWGWRAFWDRDGSLVVRIRRAPEVDARQPLRGRYIAVDAGHPPGGAIGPTRLTEAEVNLAVAQRLARMLRDAGARVLETRPTPAAVDLQPRTLMAADSNVDLLVSIHNNAFPDGVNPFTNAGTTAFYNAPQSLALARALQRELLAELGLRDLGIAHADLALVRPTWFPSTLTETMFLMVPRQENALRDPAVQERIARAHFRAIESFFRDHATAP from the coding sequence ATGCAGCGACAGGTCCGCGCCGTCCTCTGCCTCGCCGCGCTCGGGGCGTGCGCGTCTCCCGCGCGCCAGCCCGCGCCGGGCGCGCCTCAGCCGTCCGCAGGTGCGCCGGCGAGGCCGCGTGGCGAGATGCTTCCGCCCATCCAGCCGCGGCGCGGGCCGCTCGCCATCGACGTCGTCTACCCGGCGGAGGGCGACGCGCTGACGGCGAGCGACAGCAACTTCGTGTTCGGCAGCGTGGGGACGGGAGATGCGCGGCTCACCATAGGCGGCGTGCCGGTGGAGGTGGCGCCGAACGGCGCGTTCCTCGCCTTCGTGCCCGTGCCGCGCGACGGCGCGTACCGCGTGGAGGCCGAGGCGAACGGCCAGCGCGCATCCGCCGTGCGCCACGTGCGCCTCCCCGCCGCCGCGTGGACGGGCGAGGGCATCGCTCCCGGCGGCGTGAGCCCGCGCGGCGCGATGACGGTGGCGGCGGGAGAGCGGATCACGGTGCGCGTCCGCGGCTCGGCCGGCGCGCAGGTGGCGCTCGTGTTCGCGGACGGGCGGCGCATCCCCCTCGCGGAGCAGACATCTACCGAGCGGCCCGAAGGCTTCATGCGCGACCGCGCCCCGCCCGTGGCCTTCACCGAATACGTGGGCAGCTTCCCCGCGACCGAGCAGATGATCGCCGCGGCGGATCGCACCCTGCCCGCGCCTACGCTCGTTCCCGTCGATCCCGCCCGCGACGCACGCATCATGAGCGCGACGGTGGAGATGTGGGCCGGGCCGCGGCGGTACACGGCCCCGCTCGACCTGAACCTGGACGTGTTGGAGCGCGGCGAGGTGCGCGCGGGCGTCGCCGCCGGCTCGCGGTCCGACAGCGTCGTCTTCGGCCGGTCGATGCCGGGCTCGGGCACGCCGTACCACTGGTTCCTGCCCAACGGCACGCGGCTCACGCTCACCGGCGAGCGCGACGGCGCGTACCGCGTCCGCCTCGCGCAGGACCTGGACGTGTGGGTGGACGCGAAGGACGTTCGGCTGCTCCCCGCCGGCACGCCGCCGCCCGACGCGACGGTGGAGACGGTGCGTCTCGATCCGCAGCCCGGCTGGGTGGATCTGCGCCTCGCCACGTCCGCCCGCGTGCCCTTCCGCGTGGACGCGGACGACGCGTCGCTGCGCGTGGAGGTGTACGGCGCGCGCACGCGGACCAACTGGATGCAGTACGGCCCGCAGGACACCATGGTTCGGCGGATGGAGTGGGCGCAGCCGGCCACGGACCGCTTCACGGTGACGCTCGGCCTGGCGCGGGCGCCGTGGGGATGGCGGGCGTTCTGGGACCGCGACGGCAGCCTGGTCGTCCGCATCCGCCGCGCGCCGGAGGTGGACGCGCGCCAGCCGCTCCGCGGGCGCTACATCGCCGTGGACGCGGGGCACCCGCCCGGCGGCGCCATCGGCCCCACGCGGCTCACCGAGGCCGAGGTGAACCTGGCCGTCGCGCAGCGCCTCGCGCGGATGCTGCGGGACGCGGGCGCGCGCGTGCTGGAGACGCGGCCCACGCCCGCCGCGGTCGATCTCCAGCCGCGCACGCTCATGGCGGCGGATTCGAACGTGGACCTGCTCGTCTCCATCCACAACAACGCGTTCCCGGACGGGGTGAACCCGTTCACGAACGCGGGCACCACGGCGTTCTACAACGCGCCGCAGTCGCTCGCCCTGGCCCGCGCGCTCCAGCGCGAGCTGCTGGCGGAGCTGGGGCTGCGCGACCTGGGCATCGCGCACGCCGACCTGGCGCTCGTGCGCCCGACGTGGTTCCCCTCCACGCTCACCGAGACGATGTTCCTCATGGTGCCGCGCCAGGAGAACGCCCTCCGCGACCCCGCCGTCCAGGAGCGCATCGCCCGCGCGCACTTCCGCGCCATCGAGTCCTTCTTCCGCGACCACGCCACCGCGCCATGA